From a region of the Tenggerimyces flavus genome:
- a CDS encoding carbohydrate ABC transporter permease: MNGPPSRAVAVGRHVILIAVSLLFVLPFYWMLTSALKDDTQILSSPITWWPDPIRWENIPQVLNYPGFPFLRMLWNSVFYSGMVTIGTVISSSLVAYGFAKLRFPGRNVLFIATVATLMIPPLIIFIPTYVLFKVMGLIGSYAPLIIPQFLGSAFFIFLLRQFFMTIPNELSDAARVDGAGEFRIFWQIMLPLVKPALAVVAVFTWLGTWHDFFGPLIYLTEPDSYPLSLGLFAFQAQRTTEWALMMGASALVTLPLIVLFAFTQRYFLRGIALTGIKG, encoded by the coding sequence ATGAACGGTCCGCCCAGCCGCGCCGTAGCCGTGGGCCGGCACGTCATCCTGATCGCGGTGTCGCTGTTGTTCGTGCTGCCGTTCTACTGGATGCTGACGTCGGCGCTGAAGGACGACACCCAGATTCTCTCGTCGCCGATCACCTGGTGGCCGGACCCGATCCGGTGGGAGAACATCCCGCAGGTGTTGAACTATCCCGGCTTCCCGTTCCTGCGGATGCTGTGGAACAGCGTGTTCTACTCCGGCATGGTGACGATCGGGACGGTGATCTCGTCGTCGTTGGTCGCGTACGGCTTCGCCAAGCTGCGCTTCCCCGGCCGGAACGTGCTGTTCATCGCCACCGTTGCCACGTTGATGATTCCACCGCTGATCATCTTCATCCCGACGTACGTCCTGTTCAAGGTGATGGGACTGATCGGCTCGTACGCGCCGCTGATCATCCCGCAGTTCCTCGGCAGCGCGTTCTTCATCTTCTTGTTGCGGCAGTTCTTCATGACGATTCCCAACGAGCTGTCCGACGCGGCACGGGTCGACGGGGCAGGCGAGTTCCGCATCTTCTGGCAGATCATGCTGCCCCTCGTCAAGCCGGCGTTGGCAGTGGTCGCGGTGTTCACCTGGTTGGGCACCTGGCACGACTTCTTCGGTCCGTTGATCTATCTGACGGAGCCGGACAGCTACCCGTTGAGCCTTGGGCTGTTCGCGTTCCAGGCTCAACGAACGACCGAGTGGGCGCTGATGATGGGCGCCTCGGCGCTCGTCACGTTGCCGCTGATCGTGCTGTTCGCCTTTACCCAGCGGTACTTCCTGCGGGGAATCGCGTTGACCGGTATCAAGGGCTAG
- a CDS encoding Gfo/Idh/MocA family protein, translated as MSNPLRVGFVGCGSVMSGPYMSLARQLRERGRIETVAACDVVGSKESFVRDELGIPKFSTSYEDVVTSPDVDAVLVLTSMPEHGKIARAALENGKHVLVEKPMATTLAEAAELLEFSKSAPGHLICAPHVVLSPTFQAIDAHLKRGDVGRPHLARARYGWSGPWWGQWFYKSGGGPLFDLGVYNVTSLTGWFGPVRRVTAMAGIANATRVVDGEEMKVEAEDNFQILLDFGNAFFGSVTTGFTMQQYRGPAIELYGSDGTIQMMGDDWAPAGYELWQNSVGAWQIHADRDPRWPWTDGLQHLVECVETGRSPLVTAEHAFHVLEVMLAAIDAARDGQTRTITSTFTPPSFAAPESEEAAHLRHDPSRD; from the coding sequence TTGAGCAATCCATTGAGAGTCGGTTTCGTCGGCTGCGGAAGCGTGATGTCGGGTCCGTACATGTCGCTGGCGCGGCAGCTCCGCGAGCGTGGGCGGATCGAGACCGTGGCGGCGTGCGACGTCGTGGGGTCGAAGGAGTCCTTCGTCCGTGACGAGTTGGGCATCCCGAAGTTCAGTACGTCGTACGAGGACGTCGTTACCTCGCCGGACGTCGACGCGGTGCTCGTGCTGACGTCGATGCCGGAGCACGGGAAGATCGCGCGGGCGGCGTTGGAGAACGGCAAGCACGTTCTCGTGGAGAAGCCGATGGCGACCACATTGGCGGAGGCCGCGGAGCTGCTGGAGTTCTCGAAGTCGGCGCCGGGGCACTTGATCTGCGCCCCGCACGTGGTGCTGAGCCCGACGTTCCAGGCGATCGACGCGCACCTCAAGCGCGGCGACGTGGGACGGCCGCATCTCGCGCGGGCTCGGTACGGCTGGTCCGGTCCGTGGTGGGGCCAGTGGTTCTACAAGTCCGGTGGCGGGCCGCTGTTCGACCTCGGCGTGTACAACGTGACGTCGCTGACCGGCTGGTTCGGCCCGGTGCGCCGGGTGACGGCGATGGCCGGAATCGCCAATGCCACAAGGGTGGTCGACGGCGAGGAGATGAAGGTCGAGGCCGAGGACAACTTCCAGATCCTGTTGGACTTCGGCAACGCGTTCTTCGGATCGGTGACGACCGGCTTCACGATGCAGCAGTACCGCGGGCCCGCGATCGAGCTGTACGGGAGCGACGGCACGATCCAGATGATGGGCGACGACTGGGCCCCGGCGGGGTACGAGCTGTGGCAGAACTCTGTTGGAGCGTGGCAGATTCACGCCGACCGCGACCCGCGCTGGCCGTGGACCGACGGGCTGCAGCACCTGGTGGAGTGCGTGGAGACGGGTCGTTCGCCGCTGGTGACCGCGGAGCACGCGTTCCACGTTCTCGAGGTGATGCTCGCCGCGATCGACGCCGCACGGGACGGGCAGACGCGGACGATCACGAGCACGTTCACGCCGCCCTCGTTCGCTGCCCCGGAGTCGGAGGAGGCAGCGCACCTGCGGCACGACCCGTCCCGGGACTAG
- a CDS encoding aldo/keto reductase, with protein sequence MRTRALGQTGIEASEIGFGAMQLGNHEWNGPDTEESIRLVHEAIGVGCTFIDTSPVYAYGRSEQILGQALAGRRNEVVICTKFGVWPDATLDYSADRIEESVTGSLERLGTDYLDVVLFHGLPPDRTAAGLAQHYKALQRLVDSKLVKAYGMSFEPPNVDELRRYVEEGGVSCFEFRFNPLAQHTIALFPELQKQGVGLIGNVPLESGWLSGKYDASSTFDIARDRWTPADIAHRAALVDELRAMLPEGMSLPQASLAFILAQPEVSTIIPGIKSSEQLQANTKAVELALPDELVAAIRALGANQAELPW encoded by the coding sequence ATGAGAACGCGTGCCCTGGGACAGACCGGCATCGAAGCCAGCGAGATCGGCTTCGGCGCGATGCAGCTCGGCAACCACGAGTGGAACGGCCCCGACACCGAGGAGTCGATCCGGCTCGTCCACGAGGCGATCGGCGTGGGGTGCACGTTCATCGACACCTCGCCGGTCTACGCGTACGGGCGCAGCGAGCAGATCCTCGGCCAGGCCCTCGCCGGGCGCCGGAACGAGGTCGTGATCTGCACCAAGTTCGGCGTCTGGCCGGACGCGACGCTCGACTACTCCGCCGACCGCATCGAGGAGTCCGTGACGGGCAGCCTGGAACGGCTCGGCACCGACTACCTCGACGTCGTGCTGTTCCACGGCCTCCCGCCGGACCGCACCGCCGCCGGGCTAGCGCAGCACTACAAGGCGCTGCAACGCCTCGTCGACAGCAAGCTCGTCAAGGCGTACGGCATGTCCTTCGAGCCGCCGAACGTCGACGAGCTGCGCAGGTACGTCGAGGAGGGCGGCGTCAGCTGCTTCGAGTTCCGCTTCAATCCCCTTGCCCAGCACACGATCGCGCTCTTCCCCGAGCTGCAAAAGCAAGGCGTCGGGCTGATCGGCAACGTCCCGCTGGAGTCCGGCTGGCTCTCCGGCAAGTACGACGCGAGCTCGACGTTCGACATCGCCCGCGACCGCTGGACGCCGGCCGACATCGCGCACCGCGCCGCCCTCGTCGACGAGCTACGCGCGATGCTGCCGGAGGGCATGAGCCTGCCCCAAGCCTCGCTCGCGTTCATCCTCGCCCAGCCCGAGGTGTCGACGATCATCCCCGGCATCAAGTCGAGCGAGCAGCTGCAGGCCAACACGAAGGCCGTCGAGCTCGCCCTCCCAGACGAGCTCGTGGCGGCCATCCGCGCCCTGGGCGCCAACCAGGCCGAACTCCCTTGGTGA
- a CDS encoding mycothiol transferase translates to MTDTPWEPPLAGTEEEQLIGALERLRATFRYKADGLDAEGLQVSIGKSDLTLGGLLKHLARAEEDMFTFKLTGTPQGEPWSNADWDSDEDWDFHSAAHDTPEQLYKIWDDTIAKSRDRLAQFLENGGLDQEAHLGWDGQHATVRRLVCDLIEEYGRHTGHADLIREAVDGRVGEDPPAGWRPSS, encoded by the coding sequence ATGACCGACACACCGTGGGAACCGCCGCTCGCCGGCACGGAGGAAGAGCAGCTCATCGGGGCGCTCGAGCGACTCCGCGCAACCTTCCGCTACAAGGCCGACGGCCTCGACGCCGAAGGGCTCCAGGTCAGCATCGGCAAGTCGGACCTCACGCTCGGCGGCCTGCTCAAACACCTCGCCCGCGCGGAGGAGGACATGTTCACGTTCAAGCTCACCGGCACCCCGCAGGGCGAGCCGTGGAGCAACGCCGACTGGGACAGCGACGAAGACTGGGACTTCCACTCCGCCGCCCACGACACCCCCGAGCAGCTCTACAAGATCTGGGACGACACGATCGCCAAGTCCCGCGACCGCCTCGCCCAGTTCCTCGAGAACGGCGGCCTCGACCAGGAAGCGCACCTCGGCTGGGACGGCCAGCACGCCACCGTGCGCAGGTTGGTCTGCGACCTCATCGAGGAGTACGGACGGCACACCGGGCATGCCGACCTGATCCGCGAGGCCGTCGACGGACGGGTCGGCGAGGACCCGCCGGCCGGCTGGCGACCGAGTTCATAG
- a CDS encoding NUDIX hydrolase — MTEEAVVRHSVQVLLFDEGDRVLLLQSADPDSSSTLWRPVGGGIEAGETVQDAARREVAEETGLPDLELGPELWHRRHLYTWLGKRWDSRERWFLARVDHFAPTEAGMTEQEARHHLEHRWWTYDALATTTERFTPHDLPERVANLLTDGPPAIPLDLHH; from the coding sequence GTGACCGAGGAAGCCGTGGTTCGCCACTCCGTGCAGGTGCTGCTCTTCGACGAGGGGGATCGGGTGCTGCTCCTCCAGTCAGCGGACCCGGACTCGAGCTCGACGCTGTGGCGGCCGGTCGGCGGCGGGATCGAGGCGGGCGAGACCGTTCAGGACGCGGCGCGGCGGGAGGTCGCGGAGGAGACCGGACTGCCCGACCTCGAGCTCGGGCCTGAGCTCTGGCACCGGCGCCACCTGTACACCTGGCTGGGGAAGCGGTGGGACTCCCGCGAACGCTGGTTCCTGGCGCGGGTCGACCACTTCGCCCCGACCGAAGCGGGCATGACCGAGCAAGAGGCACGCCACCACCTCGAGCACCGGTGGTGGACGTACGACGCCCTGGCCACAACCACCGAACGGTTCACGCCGCACGACCTTCCCGAACGCGTGGCGAACCTGCTCACCGACGGCCCACCCGCCATCCCCCTCGACCTGCACCACTGA
- a CDS encoding helix-turn-helix domain-containing protein — MEPDTRILVSDGPATRIGQLVLAGEVVDDEPWMPSPLRTMDAYILSFVFGGSGSYRHADGHLSPIEAGSVTVVLPNEPHWYGTAPGETWTELFAVFTGPLFDLLANVGIVGTGGPHHPRATPSATTLRTLLSAAPRSQTAAEHQLLGLADWLIDTARPSDESGLSAAVAGAIDLLADDLTASLSMRTVAERIALPYDTFRRRFTAEVGSSPLAFRNGRRLQAAANLLRLTDLTTREIARTLGYTDEFHLSKRFRAHFGTPPRTYRLANRRS, encoded by the coding sequence ATGGAGCCGGACACCCGCATCCTCGTCTCCGACGGCCCAGCGACCAGGATCGGCCAGCTCGTCCTGGCCGGCGAGGTGGTCGACGACGAGCCGTGGATGCCGTCGCCTTTGCGCACGATGGACGCGTACATCCTCTCGTTCGTCTTCGGCGGTAGTGGCAGCTATCGGCACGCCGACGGGCACCTCTCGCCGATCGAGGCGGGGTCGGTCACGGTGGTGCTGCCGAACGAGCCGCACTGGTACGGAACGGCGCCGGGCGAGACGTGGACCGAGCTGTTCGCGGTGTTCACCGGGCCGTTGTTCGACCTGCTGGCGAACGTGGGAATCGTGGGTACGGGCGGGCCGCACCATCCGCGCGCGACACCGTCCGCGACCACGTTGCGCACGCTGCTCAGCGCGGCACCGCGTTCGCAGACCGCGGCGGAGCATCAGCTGCTGGGCTTGGCGGACTGGCTGATCGACACGGCGCGGCCGTCGGACGAGTCGGGGTTGAGCGCGGCGGTCGCCGGGGCGATCGACCTGCTGGCGGACGACCTGACGGCGTCGCTGTCGATGCGTACCGTCGCCGAGCGCATCGCCTTGCCGTACGACACGTTCCGCCGCCGCTTCACCGCGGAGGTCGGCTCGTCACCCCTGGCCTTCCGCAACGGCCGCCGCCTCCAAGCCGCCGCCAACCTGCTGCGCCTGACCGACCTCACGACGCGCGAGATCGCCCGCACCCTTGGGTATACGGACGAGTTCCACCTCTCCAAACGCTTCCGCGCCCACTTCGGCACCCCACCCCGCACGTACCGCCTCGCCAACCGCCGCTCGTGA
- a CDS encoding phytanoyl-CoA dioxygenase family protein, with product MTTTDSVAGLITDEMREQYRTEGYFLLERALSDEHLELLRGGAQFSIDKLDAAMDEAGVDRIGINARGKRYFSNFIYRDRPELRQFLFSELMKQICLATLGKNAYLFWEQYVIKAADPDTSFAWHQDSGYVHEDHEPYLTCWIALDDVTEENGSVYLLPYSRSGIKSYVKHIPDPVVNDRVAYFGSDPGMPVIVPAGSIAVFSSVVLHRSGPNLTDKLRRVYLAQYSGEVIMSKDGKEPWGSFDQFLADGEVVAEM from the coding sequence ATGACTACCACGGATTCCGTTGCTGGGTTGATCACTGACGAGATGCGCGAGCAGTACCGGACCGAGGGCTACTTCCTGCTCGAGCGCGCGCTGTCCGACGAGCACCTGGAGCTGTTGCGCGGCGGTGCGCAGTTCTCCATCGACAAGCTCGACGCTGCGATGGACGAGGCCGGCGTCGACCGGATCGGCATCAACGCGAGGGGCAAGCGGTACTTCAGCAACTTCATCTACCGCGACCGGCCGGAACTGCGCCAGTTCCTGTTCAGCGAGCTGATGAAGCAGATTTGCCTTGCCACGTTGGGAAAGAACGCATACCTGTTCTGGGAGCAGTACGTGATCAAGGCCGCCGACCCCGACACGTCGTTCGCCTGGCATCAGGACTCTGGCTACGTGCACGAGGACCACGAGCCGTACCTCACCTGCTGGATCGCGCTCGACGATGTCACGGAGGAGAACGGCTCGGTCTACCTGCTGCCGTACTCGCGGTCGGGGATCAAGTCGTACGTGAAGCACATTCCGGACCCCGTCGTGAACGACCGGGTCGCGTACTTTGGCTCCGACCCCGGCATGCCCGTGATCGTGCCGGCCGGGTCGATCGCGGTGTTCTCCAGCGTGGTGCTGCACCGTTCCGGCCCGAACCTCACCGACAAGCTGCGCCGCGTCTACCTCGCGCAGTACTCCGGCGAGGTGATCATGTCCAAGGACGGCAAGGAACCGTGGGGCTCGTTCGACCAGTTCCTCGCCGACGGCGAGGTCGTCGCCGAGATGTGA
- a CDS encoding phosphotransferase enzyme family protein, giving the protein MDDSRASPSAALLSLVRSEYGLAVSGDERDLGGSYNLNLLVAGSFVVRVYGSWVSAERVAAVQGVREGLRLAGWPIAPLRRALSGADFVAFGQRVVEVETYVDAGSPMASWDELSAGLPWLARLHDALRCGPCPPAVTEAPVANHLFAARVHEDTEEAFAALRSWVSTATERRYLAAAEQLVAVVAEVDRFEVPAQLVHGDFWHNNVILDGSRLVRLGDFDFLGVRPRVDDLALTLFFANEHHGRDDLSQARIDQLRRLVDRYDEASEHPLTEVERAALPYAIARTPLTFVRDLADGTPFHRQELVDLRGPEYEWALRALDDPRWLSLGGTAP; this is encoded by the coding sequence GTGGACGACTCGCGGGCCTCGCCCTCTGCCGCACTGCTCTCGCTGGTCCGTTCCGAGTACGGCCTCGCCGTCTCGGGGGACGAGCGCGACCTGGGCGGGAGCTACAACCTCAACCTGCTGGTCGCCGGGTCGTTCGTGGTCCGGGTGTACGGGTCGTGGGTCTCCGCTGAACGAGTCGCGGCTGTTCAGGGGGTGCGCGAGGGGCTTCGGTTGGCCGGGTGGCCGATCGCTCCGCTGCGGCGCGCTCTGTCTGGGGCCGACTTCGTCGCGTTCGGTCAGCGCGTCGTCGAGGTGGAGACGTACGTCGACGCCGGGTCGCCGATGGCGAGCTGGGACGAGCTGTCGGCGGGGCTGCCTTGGCTGGCTCGCCTGCACGACGCGCTGCGGTGCGGGCCGTGCCCGCCGGCCGTGACCGAGGCGCCGGTGGCCAACCACCTCTTCGCCGCCCGCGTCCACGAGGACACCGAGGAGGCGTTCGCCGCTCTTCGTTCCTGGGTCTCGACGGCCACGGAACGCCGCTACCTCGCCGCCGCCGAACAGCTGGTCGCCGTCGTCGCCGAGGTCGACCGCTTCGAGGTACCGGCGCAGCTCGTGCACGGCGACTTCTGGCACAACAACGTCATCCTCGACGGCTCCCGCCTTGTCCGGCTGGGCGACTTCGACTTCCTCGGCGTACGGCCACGGGTCGACGATCTCGCCCTCACGCTGTTCTTCGCCAACGAGCATCACGGCCGCGACGACCTGTCCCAGGCGCGGATCGACCAGCTGCGCCGGCTCGTCGACCGCTACGACGAAGCTTCGGAGCACCCGCTGACCGAGGTCGAGCGAGCCGCGCTGCCGTACGCGATAGCCCGCACCCCGCTGACGTTCGTCCGCGACCTCGCCGACGGCACGCCCTTCCACCGCCAGGAGCTCGTCGACCTTCGCGGCCCCGAGTACGAGTGGGCCCTCCGCGCCCTCGACGACCCCCGCTGGCTCAGCCTCGGCGGGACAGCTCCGTGA
- a CDS encoding SDR family NAD(P)-dependent oxidoreductase, which yields MDLRLSSQVAVVTGASKGIGLAITRTLLEEGAQVAAVSRKVSPELAALDGPSLLHVAVDLTDPLAPAAAVARAVEAFGGLDILVNNAGGPPPGVSLPRFSFLSPSDDDWRSMFEFNLFSAVRAIRAAVPHLLARGGGSIVNVTSTMGRQPAAVNVDYGAAKAGLAHVTKSVAAEYGAQGIRVNTVAPGATLTPWWTDEGGAADIFASASGSTRAEVLASGAASSMGLLTGRLVSPQEVADVVALLVSPRSGSTTGAEYVVDGGQLKEL from the coding sequence ATGGATCTTCGGCTGTCGTCGCAGGTCGCAGTCGTCACAGGCGCCTCGAAGGGCATCGGTCTGGCGATCACGCGCACGCTGCTCGAGGAGGGCGCTCAGGTCGCCGCGGTGTCGCGGAAGGTGTCGCCGGAGCTCGCCGCTCTCGACGGACCGTCGTTACTGCACGTAGCGGTGGACCTGACGGACCCGCTCGCGCCGGCGGCTGCCGTCGCGCGTGCGGTGGAGGCGTTCGGCGGGCTGGACATCCTGGTGAACAACGCGGGCGGGCCGCCGCCCGGCGTGTCGCTGCCGCGCTTCTCGTTCCTCTCGCCGTCGGACGACGACTGGCGGTCGATGTTCGAGTTCAACCTGTTCTCCGCCGTACGGGCGATCCGCGCCGCCGTACCGCACCTGCTCGCCCGTGGCGGCGGGTCGATCGTGAACGTCACGTCGACGATGGGCCGGCAGCCGGCGGCGGTGAACGTGGACTACGGCGCGGCGAAGGCCGGGCTCGCGCACGTGACGAAGTCGGTGGCGGCGGAGTACGGCGCGCAGGGCATCCGGGTCAACACGGTCGCGCCGGGCGCGACGCTGACGCCGTGGTGGACCGACGAGGGCGGCGCGGCGGACATCTTCGCCTCGGCTTCGGGGAGCACGCGCGCGGAGGTCTTGGCGTCCGGGGCGGCTTCGTCGATGGGGCTGCTGACGGGCCGGCTGGTCTCGCCGCAGGAGGTGGCGGACGTGGTGGCCCTGCTGGTGTCGCCGCGGTCAGGGTCGACGACCGGCGCCGAGTACGTCGTGGACGGTGGGCAGCTGAAGGAGCTCTGA
- a CDS encoding GyrI-like domain-containing protein, whose protein sequence is MRRVPLDKEGRHTVPEIIERPEQPYLFIPAAVSMQTIGQTIPELHGGLFGWFGAHGVQPAGAPFVKYDLIDMDRRLEIEIGLPVATPADGDERVQAGTLPGGKYARLLHVGHPSTLVDATRSLLDWAAEQGLEWDADGDRWGSRLEIYLDDPAEQPDMNKWETELAFRLAQ, encoded by the coding sequence ATGAGGCGCGTTCCGCTCGACAAGGAAGGACGCCACACCGTGCCCGAGATCATCGAACGGCCCGAGCAGCCGTATCTGTTCATCCCCGCCGCAGTCTCCATGCAGACGATCGGCCAGACGATTCCCGAGCTGCACGGCGGGCTGTTCGGCTGGTTCGGAGCCCACGGCGTCCAGCCGGCCGGCGCGCCGTTCGTGAAGTACGACCTGATCGACATGGACCGCCGGCTCGAGATCGAGATCGGCCTCCCGGTCGCCACGCCGGCCGACGGCGACGAACGTGTCCAGGCCGGCACGCTGCCCGGCGGCAAGTACGCGCGGCTCCTGCACGTCGGGCACCCGAGCACGCTGGTCGACGCGACCCGTTCGCTGCTCGACTGGGCCGCTGAGCAGGGCTTGGAGTGGGACGCCGACGGCGACCGCTGGGGCTCTCGCCTGGAGATCTACCTCGACGATCCGGCCGAGCAGCCGGACATGAACAAGTGGGAGACCGAGCTCGCGTTCCGGCTTGCCCAGTAA
- a CDS encoding sigma-70 family RNA polymerase sigma factor, which translates to MWERHHPAALRAARQFDHSTEAEDIAAEAFARVLDAVRHGNGPTEAFRAYLLRAVSRIAQNSARTRRRTVVSDDELLLDEQVVPDDPAVEALDQHYIARAYERLTQPQREILWYVEVERTPTKDAAVLMGMTANAAAAMAGRAREALRREYLQTHIQQLGENADCQQTLDRLGRYVRDSLSRLQRRSVDRHLRKCASCSLALAELRDVGATLRAVLGPLVLGPVAVTYLALASEGTKLGALALVPPDGGAAAGAAAGGAGSPGGGGGGGGGSGPPPAQAIAIAAGVAVVVAGIAAAAVLTSGDGKKVPNPGPVAIAPVDPGQPNEPAPEPNNPVPNPPKPPVPAPSDSEEPSEQPPDDSQPPPDQGQPSPDDPPDPSQPPPPAPSPTDPAPSPTDPAPQPTPPRPDPSPTPEPSPSPSDPVPSPSPTSPKPPPPPPPPPPPPPPPPEDLVVGGQQLTDSPWVDQYGHDFVVARARGAKPGAKLTLTVAGPTLLTYMSPPSGSIPAEPPVDNDGKWSCSAFGLLIPNGYVCEGKADSDGRAVVAIETKRLLDGIPFRVKVTVESTTDEASTRVPVDD; encoded by the coding sequence TTGTGGGAACGCCATCATCCGGCTGCGCTGCGTGCTGCCCGGCAGTTCGATCACAGCACTGAGGCCGAGGACATCGCGGCGGAAGCATTCGCTCGCGTGCTGGACGCTGTCCGGCACGGGAACGGACCGACCGAAGCGTTTCGCGCGTACTTGCTGCGTGCCGTCTCACGGATCGCGCAGAACTCCGCGAGAACTCGCCGTCGCACGGTGGTCTCCGATGACGAGCTCTTACTGGACGAACAGGTCGTTCCGGACGATCCGGCCGTCGAGGCGTTGGATCAGCACTACATCGCGCGCGCGTACGAACGGCTGACCCAACCGCAGCGGGAGATCCTCTGGTACGTCGAGGTCGAGCGCACGCCGACCAAGGACGCCGCGGTGCTGATGGGCATGACCGCGAACGCGGCGGCCGCGATGGCCGGCCGCGCGCGCGAGGCGCTGCGGCGCGAGTACCTGCAGACGCACATCCAGCAGCTCGGTGAGAACGCGGACTGCCAGCAGACTCTGGACCGGCTGGGCCGGTACGTACGTGACTCGCTCTCGCGGCTGCAGCGCCGTTCGGTCGACCGGCACCTGCGCAAGTGCGCCTCGTGCTCGCTCGCCTTGGCCGAGCTGCGCGACGTCGGCGCGACGCTGCGCGCGGTGCTCGGTCCGTTGGTGCTGGGTCCGGTGGCGGTGACGTACCTCGCGCTCGCCTCCGAAGGCACCAAGCTCGGTGCGTTGGCTCTCGTACCGCCGGATGGTGGCGCCGCCGCGGGTGCCGCGGCCGGCGGTGCCGGCTCACCCGGCGGTGGTGGCGGTGGTGGCGGTGGGTCCGGCCCGCCGCCCGCGCAGGCCATCGCGATCGCCGCGGGCGTCGCCGTGGTCGTGGCGGGGATCGCCGCGGCCGCCGTACTCACGTCGGGCGACGGGAAGAAGGTGCCGAACCCGGGCCCGGTCGCCATCGCGCCCGTGGATCCGGGGCAGCCGAACGAGCCCGCGCCGGAGCCGAACAACCCGGTGCCGAACCCGCCCAAGCCGCCGGTGCCCGCTCCGTCGGACTCGGAGGAGCCCTCGGAGCAGCCGCCCGACGACTCGCAGCCTCCGCCCGACCAGGGGCAGCCGTCGCCGGACGACCCGCCGGACCCCTCGCAACCGCCACCTCCGGCACCGTCCCCGACCGACCCGGCGCCGTCACCCACCGACCCGGCGCCACAGCCGACGCCGCCCAGGCCGGACCCTTCGCCGACGCCGGAGCCTTCGCCGTCCCCGAGCGATCCCGTGCCCAGCCCGTCGCCGACGAGTCCGAAGCCACCACCCCCGCCCCCGCCGCCCCCTCCGCCGCCACCGCCTCCTCCGGAGGACCTGGTGGTCGGTGGGCAGCAGCTGACGGACTCGCCGTGGGTGGACCAGTACGGCCACGACTTCGTGGTCGCACGGGCGCGTGGGGCCAAGCCCGGCGCGAAGCTGACGCTGACGGTCGCCGGCCCGACGCTGCTCACGTACATGTCGCCGCCGAGCGGGTCGATCCCGGCCGAGCCTCCGGTGGACAACGACGGCAAGTGGAGCTGCTCGGCGTTCGGGCTGCTGATCCCGAACGGCTACGTCTGCGAGGGCAAGGCCGACAGTGACGGCCGGGCGGTCGTCGCGATCGAGACCAAGCGGCTGCTGGACGGGATCCCGTTCCGGGTCAAGGTCACGGTCGAGAGCACGACCGACGAGGCCAGCACCCGGGTCCCGGTCGACGACTGA